In one Novosphingobium humi genomic region, the following are encoded:
- a CDS encoding hydrolase, translating into MTITATATPGKSLISPKDHTLVLIDFQSQMAFATKSIATEVLRSNAALVANAAASFGVSTILTTVAEKSFSGPMFNEITDAFPGQPLLDRTSMNTWEDAAVIEEVNRIGKERIIFAGLWTSVCIVGPVASAIDQGFDVYFIADACGDISAEAHERAVQRMIQLGAKPMTSLQYMLELQRDWARAETYDSTTGIARQWGGAYGLGITYAKTMFGASEGGH; encoded by the coding sequence ATGACCATCACCGCCACCGCCACCCCCGGCAAGTCCTTGATTTCGCCCAAGGATCACACGCTGGTCCTGATCGATTTCCAGTCGCAGATGGCCTTTGCCACCAAGTCGATCGCCACCGAAGTGCTGCGCAGCAATGCCGCGCTGGTCGCCAATGCCGCCGCCTCGTTTGGCGTCTCCACCATCCTGACCACGGTGGCCGAAAAGAGCTTTTCCGGCCCGATGTTCAACGAAATCACCGATGCCTTCCCCGGCCAGCCCCTGCTCGACCGCACCAGCATGAACACCTGGGAAGATGCCGCCGTGATCGAGGAAGTGAACCGCATCGGCAAGGAGCGCATTATCTTTGCAGGGCTGTGGACCAGCGTCTGCATCGTCGGCCCGGTGGCCTCGGCCATCGATCAGGGCTTTGACGTTTACTTCATCGCCGATGCCTGCGGCGACATTTCGGCCGAGGCCCATGAACGCGCCGTCCAGCGCATGATCCAGCTGGGCGCCAAGCCGATGACCTCGCTGCAGTACATGCTTGAGCTTCAGCGCGATTGGGCGCGGGCCGAAACCTATGACAGCACCACCGGCATCGCCCGCCAGTGGGGCGGCGCTTACGGCCTGGGCATCACCTATGCCAAGACGATGTTCGGCGCGTCCGAAGGCGGACACTAA